The stretch of DNA TCCCAGGTGAGCGTCACGGCATGGGGCAAGTCCGGGGACCTGGTGGTCTGTTCGGCGAGTAGAGGACCGTCCCAGGTGAAGTCGGTCCGCTCCATTACCGTGGCACCGTCGGCCGCCATGCGCAGCTTGGCGGTCCGCCGTCCCAGCGGATCGTACAGATATCGCCAGACGGTCCCGTCCGGCGTAGTCACGCACGTCAGTCGGTCCTCGCCGTCCCAGGCGTACCGCCAGATGTCTGGTTTCCGGGAGAGCCGCGTCTTCCGCCGTACGACGACACGGCCCGCCGCGTCGTACTCGTAGTGCACGGCCCCCGCGCGAGCCAGCTGGATTCCGTTGAACTCCCGGTCCCCCCGTGCCTCCTGTCCCGGATGCCGCTCGGGCCACTCGGCGGCCGTCAGTTGCCCGGCCTCGTCGTAGGCGTAGCGTTCAGTCCAGTCGTGCCCGCTGACCCCGGTGATCCGTCCTGTCGGGTCGAGCCCCATGGTGATCTCGCCGAGCAGCGGGTCGTCGATTCTGGAGACGAAGCTGTCGGGACGGTAGTCGTAGGCCCGGCGCTGGACAGCCTCGCCCCCGGCCGTCGTCGTCTGCTCGATCGGGCGCCCTGCCGCGTCCCAGGTCTGCGTGAGCGCGAGGGAGCTGCCCACGAACCGCTCGATCTCTTGGCCGCCCGCGTCGTAGACGAAGGACAGCGCGTGCCCCGAAGTGTCCAGGTGGATCGCCCGCCCCACCGCGTCGTAGGCGTGGCGGGCCAGGGCGCCCGTCGGGGTGGTGCGCTGCACGCGTCGGCCCATGGCGTCGTAGGTGCAGGTCAGACTTCGCCCGTCCGTCCGTTCGGTGAGCACCCGGCCGCGCGGGTCGCGCTCCCAAGTCAGGGTGGCGTCCGGACCAGTGGCGCGCACCAGTCGGCCCGCGCGGTCGTACGTGAACGTCGTCTGCCGCCCGTCGACTTCCTTGGTGACGGGCCGCCCTACGGCGTCATAGGTGAAGTGGACTGTCTGTCCCTGCGGGTTCGTGCGCTCCAGGAGGCGCCCCACGGCATCGCGCGTATAGCAGGTGTGCCGACCGTCGAAGTCGGACTCGGCCACCAGGTGTCCTGCGGCGTCGTACGCGTAATTCCAGCTCAGGCCGTGGGGGTTGGTGACGTGTGTGAGCCTCAGTGAGGCGTCGTGGCCGAACTCGTGGCGGGCGCCGTCCGGGCCCGTGCGCGCGCGGACCAGGTCGAAATGGGTGTACTCGTACATGGTGGAGGCGCCGGCCGCGTTCGTGTGCTGGACGCAGTTGCCCTCGCCGTCGTACTCCCACGTCTCCTCGGCCCCGTCCGCCCTGAGCAGCCGAGCGATCCTGCCCTCAACGGTCCACCAAATTCGTGTAGTCGCACCGACCGGGTCGGTGACCTTGATGAGCCGTCCGAACGCGTCGTAGGAGCGAGTAGCCCGCTCGCCGAGCGCACTGACGATCTCGACGGGCAGGCCCGCAGCGTTGCACCGCACTCGTGTGGAGGCGCCCAGTGGGTCAGTGACCGTCAGCGGTCGTCCCGCAGCGTCATAGGTGAACCGGGTCGTCACACCGTCCGGTCCGATGAGCGCGGTGCGGTTGCCTCGCTCGTCGTAGTTGTGTTCCCACACGGCGCCGTCTGTCGTCATCACCCGTAGGGGCAGGCCGAGTTCGTTGTACTCGGTGCTCGCCTCGGTGCCGTCGGGGCGGCTGACAGTGATGGGCTGGCCGTACGCGTTGTTGGTGAACTCCGTGGTGTACCCGAACGCGTCGGTCCACGACACGAGGTGGTGATGGACGTCGTATGCGCTCCGCGTAACCGAGCCGTTCGGGTCGATCTCCGCGATGACCTGGCACTGCTCGTTGATGACGAAGCGGGACGACACCCCTTCGGCGGTGGTGAGGGTGGTGACTTGGCACTCGGGCCAGGCGGCGTCCGTCCCGTCGTAGTCGAGGGTGAGGGCGAGATGCCCGGCCTCTCCGCCCTCGGCGATACACCGGTCCTGATCGTCGTAGCTGTAGTTGTAGCGGCTGTGGTTGGAGTCCGTCCAGGATGTGACCCTCAGCCGCTCGTCGTAGGCGAACTTCAGGGGGAGCCCGGAGGAGTTGATGGTCTGAGTGAGGTTGCCGTCGGTGTAGCCGTACTCCTTGATCGTGATGTCCGAGCCGTCCTCGGCACCTCCTGCCAGGCACAGTCTGGTGACTCGGTCCTCCTCAACACTGAACTTGAGGTGGTAGCCGCCAGAGTGGCGGATCGCGAGCGGGGTGCCCTCCGCGTCGTAGTCGAAGTTGATCGTGTTGCCGTTGCGGTCGGATATGCGATCCAACAGCGCCAGGCCCTCGTCGGGGAGGCCGAAGTAGCGGCTCTGGCCTGTGAGGGGATCGTCGATGCGATAGCTGCCGTTGTCCAGACGGACCAGGGGCCAGTGGGGGCCGACCTCCGGCAGCGTGGCCGTCCCGGGCCCGTCGGCGTGGGGGTAGGCAAGGAGCAGACCGTCCTCGGTGACGAAGACGACTCCCTCTTCGTCGATTTCAAGGCGCTGGTCGACGGTGGAGGACCAAGTGGGACCGAACCACCAGCCAGTCCGGTAGTCCGAGGCGACACGACGGCTGAACACCAGTGGCAGTGTGCCGGGCAGGGTGATGTCGCTCTGCGGCAGGAACATCTGCCCAGTGGCAAGGTCGACAGGGTCGGTCAACTTCTTCCAGACCGCCTTGGCGCTGCGCCCGAACGCGTCCTTGCCCCGGCCGAGCATGCTGCGTGCACTCTTCAGACCCTTGAGTCCGCCCTTGAGGCCCTTCATGCCCTTGGCGAGGCCGCGGAGGGAGGTCAGGCCCTTCATACCGGGTATGCAGTCGAGGGCGGCGAAGGCAACGTCGAGGAGCCCGGCTTCCCCGTTGGCGTATTTGTTGAGGGTGTCGGCGAGGACGACGAGGGCGGCGATGAGGACGATGGCGCCGAGGATCGGGCCGCCGATGATCATGGCGATGATGCCGAGTACGGCGACGACGACCTTGCAGACGGCGACGATGGTGTCCCAGTTGTCGGTGACCCAGTCACCGACCTCCTCCCACCACTTGCGGTTCTGGATGCCCGCGTCCGAGGCCTCTTCGAGCTTCTTCTTCGCCGTGCCCGCGGCGTCCTCGCGCATCTTGCGGGCATCCTCGGCCATCTTCTTCGCGGCATCTAGGTTGGACTTCGCGGAGGAGACATCCGACTTGGCGGCGGTCTGGGCCTTCTCGGCGGAGTTGGCGTTGCGCGTGGCGGCTTTGACCTTGTCCGGGTCGGGCTTGGGGACGTCCTTGCCGGAGTCTTTGTCGTCCTTGTACTTGTCGGCTTCCTTGCCCGCCTTGTCCATCCAGGAGTCGGCGGACGTCAACCGCGTCTGGGCGGCGGACAGGTCGCCTTGCGCTTCACGGCCCTTGACCAGGGCCTTGTCGGCGAGGGCCTGGGCGCGCTCCAGTTCCGGCCAGTACGTGGACAGCGCGTCGCCGGCCATCTCGTAGCTCTTCTTGAGCTTCTTCAGCTTGCCCGGCGCGTCCTCGAACTCCGCCGTGAACGACTCCGCCGTCTTGCCCGCCCAGGTCAGGATCGCGTCCTCGCCCGCCATCCCCTTGATGTCGCGCAGGACCTTGGAGACGTCATCGGCGAAATCGTGCAGATTCTTGGCGAGGTTCCGCACCCGGTCCGGATCTCCCGGCGTCGGGTCCTTGTCCAGGTCCAGGACATGCCAATCCGCCGGCCGATTCCCCGCCATCCCGCAACCCCCGTCACGTTCTCCACCCCAACTACCGTACGCAGATGCGAATTTACATGAGACGGAGCGCTTGCGTCATGCGCGGTCCTTCGTCTGGTTGCGCACCAGCAACGGTCTTTTCCGCTGCCCTGAGCCGCGATGAGTCGGGGGCCAGGTCGGATTACTCAGTGGTGTCGCGCCTCGGTTACCGGTTGATCGACTGGATCTCCTCGACCACCACGTCCTGGCCCGCGCCGAACTCCCCGTCAGGGAGCTTTTGAGGTTCGTTGACCCCCGTGCCGGGCCAGCGGATCTCTCACGTGACCGTCGCCTTGAGCGGATACGAGCCGTCGCCGTCTTGATGACCTTGCTGTAGCCCTTGCTCTCATCACCGCAATAGGTGAGTGACGCGGCGGTTTTGGACTTCACGGTCACCTGGCGGTTGAAGTACTGCACGGTCCCTGTGACCGTCCAGCCCGCGTTTTGAACGCCTTCACCCAGCTCTGCGATGACGCCGCCGCCTCGCCCTCGGTGAAGAACTCCAGCGCCGGGAGTCGTGGATCGCCGGCCACGATCGCCGCGTTGAGCGCGCGGATGAAGTCCGAGTTGTCACGGAGGATCGCGTCGCCCGCTGAAATCTGGCGATGAATAGGGCGTGAGCGGGGCATCCCGGTGAATCCGGGCGGTCCTTCAATTCCGGGGCTCCTGCAGCGGTTTGCGTTTCCACCATGCCCCCAGGCCCGCCTCGGGTCGTGTCGCCGTACGCGTAGCGGGCCCTGTTTCATCTGTGCGTTTCTTGCCGGGGAGCCCGGCTTCGCGCATCACACCGTGTACGAGGACGACGACCACGTCGCGTTTCTCGATCGGTATCCCACTCTTCCCGGCAAGGTTCTCGTCGCGCCGAAAGCCCACGTCGAGCACGTCATTCGTGATCTGGACGAGGCGGCGTACGTGCGGATCATGCTCGTCGTGCGGAAGGTCGCCCTCGCCCTCGAGAGGGTTCTCGACGCCGAGCGGACCTATCTCTACTCCCTCGGAAGCCAGGAGGGGAACAGTCATCTCCACTGGCACATCGCTGCCCTGCCGCCTGGAGTCCCTTACGACGAACAGCAGTTCCACGTCCTGATGGCCGAGAACGGTGTGCTGGACATTCCGCCGGAGGCGATGGCTGACCTCGGTGCGCGGCTTCGGGCCGCCGTCGAGTCCTAGCGGCCCCCTACCGCTTCGTCGGCCGGTACTTCTTGTCCGTCTTGCCGATTTCGGACCAGGTGTTGTTCTCCCGGCGGTCGAACCACACCGGGCGCTCCCGTGCCGAGCGGCGCTTCTCGAAGGAGACCTCGTCGAGAACGCCGTTCACCGAGACGTTCTGGATCTCGCGGTCCAGGGTGCGTCGGAGGGAGGTGGCCGAGCCCTCGGCGGGGAGTTTCTTGAGTGCCGTCGCCAGGGCCAGGGCGCCGTCGTACAGCTCCTGGTTCCCGCGTGCGGGGAGGTTGTCGTCGGGCTCGCCCGAGTAGTTGCGGGTGCGCAGGACTCCCTCGGGGACCGTCTTGTCCCACTTCTCGGCTGTGGCTCGTTCCTCCGAGTCCTCGCAGACGCTGTCGGGATCGCTCTGGGTGAGGATGGGGCCGGCGAAGCCATCGGCCCTGAGCTTCGTGGCCCAGACGGTGACGTCCGCCCCGGTGGGCACCACCACCGCGTCCGCCCGCGCCCCGGCCACCAGCGCCGGGATCTGTGACGTCTTCACCTCGTCAGGTCTGACGTCCAGCGCCTCGGCTGTCACGCCGGACCTGCGCAGCGCGGTGCCTATACCGTCCTCACGGTCCG from Streptomyces sp. BA2 encodes:
- a CDS encoding DUF6531 domain-containing protein, which produces MAGNRPADWHVLDLDKDPTPGDPDRVRNLAKNLHDFADDVSKVLRDIKGMAGEDAILTWAGKTAESFTAEFEDAPGKLKKLKKSYEMAGDALSTYWPELERAQALADKALVKGREAQGDLSAAQTRLTSADSWMDKAGKEADKYKDDKDSGKDVPKPDPDKVKAATRNANSAEKAQTAAKSDVSSAKSNLDAAKKMAEDARKMREDAAGTAKKKLEEASDAGIQNRKWWEEVGDWVTDNWDTIVAVCKVVVAVLGIIAMIIGGPILGAIVLIAALVVLADTLNKYANGEAGLLDVAFAALDCIPGMKGLTSLRGLAKGMKGLKGGLKGLKSARSMLGRGKDAFGRSAKAVWKKLTDPVDLATGQMFLPQSDITLPGTLPLVFSRRVASDYRTGWWFGPTWSSTVDQRLEIDEEGVVFVTEDGLLLAYPHADGPGTATLPEVGPHWPLVRLDNGSYRIDDPLTGQSRYFGLPDEGLALLDRISDRNGNTINFDYDAEGTPLAIRHSGGYHLKFSVEEDRVTRLCLAGGAEDGSDITIKEYGYTDGNLTQTINSSGLPLKFAYDERLRVTSWTDSNHSRYNYSYDDQDRCIAEGGEAGHLALTLDYDGTDAAWPECQVTTLTTAEGVSSRFVINEQCQVIAEIDPNGSVTRSAYDVHHHLVSWTDAFGYTTEFTNNAYGQPITVSRPDGTEASTEYNELGLPLRVMTTDGAVWEHNYDERGNRTALIGPDGVTTRFTYDAAGRPLTVTDPLGASTRVRCNAAGLPVEIVSALGERATRSYDAFGRLIKVTDPVGATTRIWWTVEGRIARLLRADGAEETWEYDGEGNCVQHTNAAGASTMYEYTHFDLVRARTGPDGARHEFGHDASLRLTHVTNPHGLSWNYAYDAAGHLVAESDFDGRHTCYTRDAVGRLLERTNPQGQTVHFTYDAVGRPVTKEVDGRQTTFTYDRAGRLVRATGPDATLTWERDPRGRVLTERTDGRSLTCTYDAMGRRVQRTTPTGALARHAYDAVGRAIHLDTSGHALSFVYDAGGQEIERFVGSSLALTQTWDAAGRPIEQTTTAGGEAVQRRAYDYRPDSFVSRIDDPLLGEITMGLDPTGRITGVSGHDWTERYAYDEAGQLTAAEWPERHPGQEARGDREFNGIQLARAGAVHYEYDAAGRVVVRRKTRLSRKPDIWRYAWDGEDRLTCVTTPDGTVWRYLYDPLGRRTAKLRMAADGATVMERTDFTWDGPLLAEQTTRSPDLPHAVTLTWDYDGLRAITQTERLVDEATQENIDSRFFAIVTDLVGTPTELIGEDGDVAWRSRRTVWGLTTWPTRSAAYTPLRFPGQYHDPETGLHYNFQRHYDPESARYTTLDPLGLDPAPDPYGYVINPFRQIDPYGLSGYDTVTLYHGSQNWHGDAFSLPTAVRDVRQYTPDAGVYLTDDFMRAANQYAGPGGHIVRTEVPRADAQRWLRQHEGPAGNQPEYFVNTADDVDILNAGSPRVLPFNEAFMQNVAGNF
- a CDS encoding HIT family protein → MYEDDDHVAFLDRYPTLPGKVLVAPKAHVEHVIRDLDEAAYVRIMLVVRKVALALERVLDAERTYLYSLGSQEGNSHLHWHIAALPPGVPYDEQQFHVLMAENGVLDIPPEAMADLGARLRAAVES